In Anopheles gambiae chromosome 2, idAnoGambNW_F1_1, whole genome shotgun sequence, a single window of DNA contains:
- the LOC1274028 gene encoding dynactin subunit 1 isoform X2 — MAERYLKIGQRVELTGKEVRGTIAYVGMTSFAVGKWVGVILDEAKGKNNGSIKGHQYFSCEENYGMFVRPTQLVFIDDAGNPIEDAQTPDEKPRSRLSSAGSVRSLASMPGSTQTFSAKPTAVRRKSPVKQPQTKRASMTMTLSTSSSRMSLNRSTSSLGSKTQLTSPGSERASGQSSIPTPVSSIPTMVKPDRNEPLQRSHMSPPESLQTSKRASFVETGFVETLKPQFTPGQSLISPSPAPTPAPGASSTEDRIHILQLQAELEEMRKLNADLGEKLETLKQRRAEDRERLREFDKMKTQYEQLVEFKSKIMDAHSQLQRDLQRAKQEAKDAIEARDLHSEEMAELAENVELITLDKEMAEEKADTLALELETAKERIEELTLDLEILKTEMQEKVGSIGGGGGAGAGDGSAVASTYEFKQLEQQNARLRETLVRLRDLSAHEKHEIQKLEKELETKKSEVTELQRTKEKFSAKIDELEAQLGDLQEQVDAALGAEEMVEQLAEKKMELEDKVKALEEEVAELEALEEVHEQLVESNHELEMDMREELDMAHAAKREAVREKDAALETIVDRDQTILKFRELVQRLNEQCQELRERLNQESSKQQQQQQAKDTALITETIDFKQMFAESKAFTRAIDLQLRQIELTQANEHVRYLTAFMPDVFMARGGDHDAILVILLVSRIVFKSGIIVSQARERFSSVPQMDRVAILSGHEVAQFGFRSRLLHHVHNLQSIMHQFLFSMTGCKADTLLKIGAALPEMLAQEKMVDEIVDLLKANQLDENSSTDNLEKCVTFFNAMYVVLLTGEDLVNETQIVRDCTASIGAACDSIANDSNIIKILIKPGDETSDSGLLLQYILQNVENIRQQLKLVKRRLPQDVAITKCNLSMNTLRNLKRTAEALNKVMSVLFYATRQCLQLVTLDPETETSVPQEKLWEILSNGCEKVYEQDDLGPSQNVRTVLSAASTDMGQLAQYLLDHEYEIISATNAAKPEEKPVAPIILRAQAVKKQLEETKTLTATLENREAEIRQLKLAAKLKQNELSEMQIRKDLAEKKLSVLQQDHETNTTRLQKQYDEVCAKLKQKEKEFEETMDHLQSDIDSLESEKSSLRDKLKSFSSRKVDLKTTTALDISASSPYIAQELSLLKRAFKDERAERLKVQANEYRKILAGLEPLHVPQPKDERIQELEQKITRVKHDLIMSLVKGAEIPATNTVHGSVSKTILDHENQRKQQQTQIRAKAEQLACDVMQEYLSRKPHRAAKGDFASFPSNELTAAFRVNVRV; from the exons ATGGCCGAACGGTATCTGAAAATTGGCCAGCGCGTCGAGCTGACCGGCAAGGAGGTGCGGGGCACGATCGCCTACGTCGGTATGACCTCCTTTGCCGTGGGCAAGTGGGTCGGCGTAATTCTGGATGAGGCAAAAGGCAAGAACAACGGATCGATAAAAGGACATCAGTATTTTTCG TGTGAAGAAAACTATGGGATGTTTGTACGCCCAACCCAGTTGGTGTTTATCGATGACGCTGGTAATCCCATCGAAGATGCACAAACGCCGGACGAAAAGCCACGATCCCGTCTGAGCAG CGCGGGTTCAGTCCGATCGCTTGCCTCAATGCCTGGATCGACTCAAACGTTCTCGGCCAAGCCAACAGC GGTGCGCCGGAAGTCACCGGTCAAGCAGCCGCAAACGAAGCGCGCCTCCATGACAATGACACTGTCAACATCCAG CTCGCGGATGTCGCTCAATCGGAGCACGAGCTCGCTCGGTTCCAAGACGCAGCTTACGTCGCCGGGCAGCGAACGGGCATCCGGGCAATCCTCCATTCCGACGCCCGTGTCCTCGATCCCGACGATGGTGAAACCGGACCGCAATGAGCCGCTGCAGCGATCGCACATGAGCCCCCCGGAATCGCTACAAACGTCCAAACGGGCATCGTTCGTGGAGACGGGCTTTGTGGAAACGCTGAAACCGCAGTTCACCCCGGGCCAATCGCTCATCTCACCATCGCCGGCACCGACACCGGCACCGGGAGCGTCCTCCACCGAGGATCGCATTCACATCCTGCAGCTGCAGGCAGAGCTGGAAGAGATGCGCAAGCTAAACGCCGACCTGGGCGAAAAGCTGGAAACGTTGAAGCAGCGCCGCGCGGAAGATCGCGAACGCTTGCGGGAGTTCGACAAGATGAAAACGCAGTACGAGCAGCTGGTGGAGTTTAAGAGCAAAATCATGGACGCTCATTCGCAGCTGCAGCGCGATCTGCAGCGCGCCAAGCAGGAAGCGAAGGACGCGATCGAGGCGCGCGATCTGCACAGCGAAGAGATGGCCGAGCTGGCCGAAAACGTGGAGCTGATCACGCTGGATAAGGAGATGGCTGAGGAGAAGGCGGACACGTTGGCGCTCGAGCTGGAAACGGCCAAGGAGCGCATCGAGGAGCTTACGCTTGATTTGGAAATTTTAAAAACGGAAATGCAGGAGAAGGTCGGCTCTATTGGGGGCGGAGGTGGCGCTGGCGCTGGCGACGGGTCGGCCGTAGCCTCGACGTACGAGTTCAAGCAGCTGGAGCAACAAAACGCACGGCTGCGGGAAACGCTCGTCCGCTTGCGCGATCTGTCCGCGCACGAAAAGCACGAGATCCAGAAGCTGGAGAAGGAGCTGGAAACGAAAAAGTCCGAAGTGACCGAGCTGCAGCGTACgaaggaaaagttttccgCCAAAATCGACGAGCTGGAGGCCCAGCTGGGCGATCTGCAGGAGCAGGTGGATGCGGCGCTGGGCGCGGAAGAGATGGTCGAACAGCTCGCCGAAAAGAAGATGGAGCTGGAGGATAAGGTGAAGGCGCTCGAGGAGGAGGTGGCCGAGCTGGAGGCGCTCGAGGAGGTGCACGAGCAGCTGGTCGAAAGCAACCACGAACTGGAGATGGATATGCGCGAAGAGCTGGACATGGCGCACGCGGCGAAACGGGAGGCGGTGCGCGAAAAGGACGCCGCCCTGGAGACGATTGTCGACCGCGACCAGACGATCCTGAAGTTCCGCGAGCTGGTGCAGCGGCTTAACGAGCAGTGCCAGGAGTTGCGCGAGCGGCTGAACCAAGAGTcgagcaagcagcagcagcagcagcaggccaaGGATACCGCCCTCATCACCGAGACGATCGACTTcaagcaaatgttcgccgAATCGAAGGCGTTCACGCGCGCAATCGATCTGCAGCTGCGCCAGATCGAGCTGACGCAGGCGAACGAGCACGTCCGCTACCTGACCGCGTTCATGCCGGACGTGTTCATGGCACGGGGCGGCGACCACGATGCCATCCTGGTGATCCTGCTCGTGTCGCGCATCGTCTTCAAGTCGGGCATCATCGTCAGCCAGGCGCGGGAACGGTTCTCGAGCGTGCCGCAAATGGACCGGGTCGCAATCCTGTCCGGCCACGAGGTGGCCCAGTTTGGGTTCCGGTCGCGCCTGCTCCACCACGTGCACAACCTGCAAAGCATCATGCACCAGTTCCTGTTCAGCATGACGGGATGCAAGGCGGACACGCTGCTCAAGATCGGCGCCGCCCTGCCAGAGATGCTTGCGCAGGAAAAGATGGTGGACGAGATCGTCGATCTGCTCAAGGCTAACCAGCTGGACGAAAACTCTTCCACAGACA ATCTTGAAAAGTGTGTCACATTCTTCAACGCCATGTACGTGGTACTGCTAACCGGCGAAGATTTGGTAAACGAAACGCAAATCGTGCGCGACTGTACTGCTTCCATCGGTGCGGCCTGTGACTCGATCGCAAACGATTCCAACATCATTAAGATTTTGATTAAG CCCGGCGACGAAACGAGCGATTCCGGCTTACTCCTGCAGTACATTCTGCAAAATGTGGAAAACATAAGACAGCAGCTGAAGCTCGTGAAGCGCCGCCTGCCGCAGGACGTAGCAATAACGAAGTGCAACCTGTCGATGAACACACTGCGCAACCTGAAACGCACCGCCGAAGCACTGAACAAGGTGATGAGCGTGCTGTTCTACGCCACCCGCCAATGTCTGCAGCTGGTGACGCTCGACCCGGAAACGGAGACGTCCGTGCCGCAGGAAAAGCTGTGGGAAATCCTGTCCAACGGGTGCGAGAAGGTGTACGAGCAGGATGACCTAGGACCGTCGCAGAACGTGCGCACCGTGCTGAGTGCCGCCAGCACCGACATGGGCCAGCTCGCCCAGTATCTGCTCGATCACGAGTACGAAATCATCTCGGCCACGAACGCCGCCAAGCCGGAGGAGAAACCGGTCGCGCCGATCATACTGCGGGCGCAGGCCGTTAAGAAGCAGCTGGAGGAAACGAAAACGCTGACGGCAACGCTCGAGAACCGGGAGGCCGAGATACGGCAGCTGAAGCTGGCCGCGAAGCTCAAGCAGAACGAGCTGTCCGAGATGCAGATACGGAAAGATTTGGCCGAGAAGAAGCTGTCGGTGCTGCAGCAGGACCACGAGACGAACACGACGCGCCTTCAGAAGCAGTACGATGAAGTGTGCGCCAAGCTGAAACA GAAGGAGAAAGAGTTCGAGGAAACGATGGACCACCTGCAGAGCGATATCGATTCGCTGGAAAGTGAGAAGAGCAGCTTGCGCGACAAGCTGAAATCTTTCAGCTCGCGCAAGGTTGATCTCAAGACCACGACGGCGCTCGACATCTCGGCCAGCTCGCCCTACATCGCCCAGGAGCTGTCGCTGCTGAAGCGCGCCTTCAAGGATGAGCGGGCCGAGCGGCTCAAGGTGCAGGCGAACGAGTACCGCAAGATCCTGGCCGGGTTGGAGCCGCTGCACGTGCCGCAGCCGAAGGATGAGCGCATCCAGGAGCTGGAGCAGAAGATAACGCGCGTCAAGCACGATCTAATCATGTCGCTGGTGAAGGGTGCCGAGATACCGGCCACCAACACCGTGCACGGCAGCGTCTCGAAGACGATCCTGGACCACGAGAACCagcgcaagcagcagcaaacgcagATACGGGCCAAGGCGGAACAGCTGGCGTGCGATGTGATGCAGGAATATCTCAGCAGGAAACCGCACCGGGCGGCCAAGGGTGATTTCGCCTCCTTCCCCTCAAACGAACTGACCGCCGCGTTTCGCGTGAACGTCAGGGTGTAA
- the LOC1274028 gene encoding dynactin subunit 1 isoform X6, with protein sequence MAERYLKIGQRVELTGKEVRGTIAYVGMTSFAVGKWVGVILDEAKGKNNGSIKGHQYFSCEENYGMFVRPTQLVFIDDAGNPIEDAQTPDEKPRSRLSSSRMSLNRSTSSLGSKTQLTSPGSERASGQSSIPTPVSSIPTMVKPDRNEPLQRSHMSPPESLQTSKRASFVETGFVETLKPQFTPGQSLISPSPAPTPAPGASSTEDRIHILQLQAELEEMRKLNADLGEKLETLKQRRAEDRERLREFDKMKTQYEQLVEFKSKIMDAHSQLQRDLQRAKQEAKDAIEARDLHSEEMAELAENVELITLDKEMAEEKADTLALELETAKERIEELTLDLEILKTEMQEKVGSIGGGGGAGAGDGSAVASTYEFKQLEQQNARLRETLVRLRDLSAHEKHEIQKLEKELETKKSEVTELQRTKEKFSAKIDELEAQLGDLQEQVDAALGAEEMVEQLAEKKMELEDKVKALEEEVAELEALEEVHEQLVESNHELEMDMREELDMAHAAKREAVREKDAALETIVDRDQTILKFRELVQRLNEQCQELRERLNQESSKQQQQQQAKDTALITETIDFKQMFAESKAFTRAIDLQLRQIELTQANEHVRYLTAFMPDVFMARGGDHDAILVILLVSRIVFKSGIIVSQARERFSSVPQMDRVAILSGHEVAQFGFRSRLLHHVHNLQSIMHQFLFSMTGCKADTLLKIGAALPEMLAQEKMVDEIVDLLKANQLDENSSTDNLEKCVTFFNAMYVVLLTGEDLVNETQIVRDCTASIGAACDSIANDSNIIKILIKPGDETSDSGLLLQYILQNVENIRQQLKLVKRRLPQDVAITKCNLSMNTLRNLKRTAEALNKVMSVLFYATRQCLQLVTLDPETETSVPQEKLWEILSNGCEKVYEQDDLGPSQNVRTVLSAASTDMGQLAQYLLDHEYEIISATNAAKPEEKPVAPIILRAQAVKKQLEETKTLTATLENREAEIRQLKLAAKLKQNELSEMQIRKDLAEKKLSVLQQDHETNTTRLQKQYDEVCAKLKQKEKEFEETMDHLQSDIDSLESEKSSLRDKLKSFSSRKVDLKTTTALDISASSPYIAQELSLLKRAFKDERAERLKVQANEYRKILAGLEPLHVPQPKDERIQELEQKITRVKHDLIMSLVKGAEIPATNTVHGSVSKTILDHENQRKQQQTQIRAKAEQLACDVMQEYLSRKPHRAAKGDFASFPSNELTAAFRVNVRV encoded by the exons ATGGCCGAACGGTATCTGAAAATTGGCCAGCGCGTCGAGCTGACCGGCAAGGAGGTGCGGGGCACGATCGCCTACGTCGGTATGACCTCCTTTGCCGTGGGCAAGTGGGTCGGCGTAATTCTGGATGAGGCAAAAGGCAAGAACAACGGATCGATAAAAGGACATCAGTATTTTTCG TGTGAAGAAAACTATGGGATGTTTGTACGCCCAACCCAGTTGGTGTTTATCGATGACGCTGGTAATCCCATCGAAGATGCACAAACGCCGGACGAAAAGCCACGATCCCGTCTGAGCAG CTCGCGGATGTCGCTCAATCGGAGCACGAGCTCGCTCGGTTCCAAGACGCAGCTTACGTCGCCGGGCAGCGAACGGGCATCCGGGCAATCCTCCATTCCGACGCCCGTGTCCTCGATCCCGACGATGGTGAAACCGGACCGCAATGAGCCGCTGCAGCGATCGCACATGAGCCCCCCGGAATCGCTACAAACGTCCAAACGGGCATCGTTCGTGGAGACGGGCTTTGTGGAAACGCTGAAACCGCAGTTCACCCCGGGCCAATCGCTCATCTCACCATCGCCGGCACCGACACCGGCACCGGGAGCGTCCTCCACCGAGGATCGCATTCACATCCTGCAGCTGCAGGCAGAGCTGGAAGAGATGCGCAAGCTAAACGCCGACCTGGGCGAAAAGCTGGAAACGTTGAAGCAGCGCCGCGCGGAAGATCGCGAACGCTTGCGGGAGTTCGACAAGATGAAAACGCAGTACGAGCAGCTGGTGGAGTTTAAGAGCAAAATCATGGACGCTCATTCGCAGCTGCAGCGCGATCTGCAGCGCGCCAAGCAGGAAGCGAAGGACGCGATCGAGGCGCGCGATCTGCACAGCGAAGAGATGGCCGAGCTGGCCGAAAACGTGGAGCTGATCACGCTGGATAAGGAGATGGCTGAGGAGAAGGCGGACACGTTGGCGCTCGAGCTGGAAACGGCCAAGGAGCGCATCGAGGAGCTTACGCTTGATTTGGAAATTTTAAAAACGGAAATGCAGGAGAAGGTCGGCTCTATTGGGGGCGGAGGTGGCGCTGGCGCTGGCGACGGGTCGGCCGTAGCCTCGACGTACGAGTTCAAGCAGCTGGAGCAACAAAACGCACGGCTGCGGGAAACGCTCGTCCGCTTGCGCGATCTGTCCGCGCACGAAAAGCACGAGATCCAGAAGCTGGAGAAGGAGCTGGAAACGAAAAAGTCCGAAGTGACCGAGCTGCAGCGTACgaaggaaaagttttccgCCAAAATCGACGAGCTGGAGGCCCAGCTGGGCGATCTGCAGGAGCAGGTGGATGCGGCGCTGGGCGCGGAAGAGATGGTCGAACAGCTCGCCGAAAAGAAGATGGAGCTGGAGGATAAGGTGAAGGCGCTCGAGGAGGAGGTGGCCGAGCTGGAGGCGCTCGAGGAGGTGCACGAGCAGCTGGTCGAAAGCAACCACGAACTGGAGATGGATATGCGCGAAGAGCTGGACATGGCGCACGCGGCGAAACGGGAGGCGGTGCGCGAAAAGGACGCCGCCCTGGAGACGATTGTCGACCGCGACCAGACGATCCTGAAGTTCCGCGAGCTGGTGCAGCGGCTTAACGAGCAGTGCCAGGAGTTGCGCGAGCGGCTGAACCAAGAGTcgagcaagcagcagcagcagcagcaggccaaGGATACCGCCCTCATCACCGAGACGATCGACTTcaagcaaatgttcgccgAATCGAAGGCGTTCACGCGCGCAATCGATCTGCAGCTGCGCCAGATCGAGCTGACGCAGGCGAACGAGCACGTCCGCTACCTGACCGCGTTCATGCCGGACGTGTTCATGGCACGGGGCGGCGACCACGATGCCATCCTGGTGATCCTGCTCGTGTCGCGCATCGTCTTCAAGTCGGGCATCATCGTCAGCCAGGCGCGGGAACGGTTCTCGAGCGTGCCGCAAATGGACCGGGTCGCAATCCTGTCCGGCCACGAGGTGGCCCAGTTTGGGTTCCGGTCGCGCCTGCTCCACCACGTGCACAACCTGCAAAGCATCATGCACCAGTTCCTGTTCAGCATGACGGGATGCAAGGCGGACACGCTGCTCAAGATCGGCGCCGCCCTGCCAGAGATGCTTGCGCAGGAAAAGATGGTGGACGAGATCGTCGATCTGCTCAAGGCTAACCAGCTGGACGAAAACTCTTCCACAGACA ATCTTGAAAAGTGTGTCACATTCTTCAACGCCATGTACGTGGTACTGCTAACCGGCGAAGATTTGGTAAACGAAACGCAAATCGTGCGCGACTGTACTGCTTCCATCGGTGCGGCCTGTGACTCGATCGCAAACGATTCCAACATCATTAAGATTTTGATTAAG CCCGGCGACGAAACGAGCGATTCCGGCTTACTCCTGCAGTACATTCTGCAAAATGTGGAAAACATAAGACAGCAGCTGAAGCTCGTGAAGCGCCGCCTGCCGCAGGACGTAGCAATAACGAAGTGCAACCTGTCGATGAACACACTGCGCAACCTGAAACGCACCGCCGAAGCACTGAACAAGGTGATGAGCGTGCTGTTCTACGCCACCCGCCAATGTCTGCAGCTGGTGACGCTCGACCCGGAAACGGAGACGTCCGTGCCGCAGGAAAAGCTGTGGGAAATCCTGTCCAACGGGTGCGAGAAGGTGTACGAGCAGGATGACCTAGGACCGTCGCAGAACGTGCGCACCGTGCTGAGTGCCGCCAGCACCGACATGGGCCAGCTCGCCCAGTATCTGCTCGATCACGAGTACGAAATCATCTCGGCCACGAACGCCGCCAAGCCGGAGGAGAAACCGGTCGCGCCGATCATACTGCGGGCGCAGGCCGTTAAGAAGCAGCTGGAGGAAACGAAAACGCTGACGGCAACGCTCGAGAACCGGGAGGCCGAGATACGGCAGCTGAAGCTGGCCGCGAAGCTCAAGCAGAACGAGCTGTCCGAGATGCAGATACGGAAAGATTTGGCCGAGAAGAAGCTGTCGGTGCTGCAGCAGGACCACGAGACGAACACGACGCGCCTTCAGAAGCAGTACGATGAAGTGTGCGCCAAGCTGAAACA GAAGGAGAAAGAGTTCGAGGAAACGATGGACCACCTGCAGAGCGATATCGATTCGCTGGAAAGTGAGAAGAGCAGCTTGCGCGACAAGCTGAAATCTTTCAGCTCGCGCAAGGTTGATCTCAAGACCACGACGGCGCTCGACATCTCGGCCAGCTCGCCCTACATCGCCCAGGAGCTGTCGCTGCTGAAGCGCGCCTTCAAGGATGAGCGGGCCGAGCGGCTCAAGGTGCAGGCGAACGAGTACCGCAAGATCCTGGCCGGGTTGGAGCCGCTGCACGTGCCGCAGCCGAAGGATGAGCGCATCCAGGAGCTGGAGCAGAAGATAACGCGCGTCAAGCACGATCTAATCATGTCGCTGGTGAAGGGTGCCGAGATACCGGCCACCAACACCGTGCACGGCAGCGTCTCGAAGACGATCCTGGACCACGAGAACCagcgcaagcagcagcaaacgcagATACGGGCCAAGGCGGAACAGCTGGCGTGCGATGTGATGCAGGAATATCTCAGCAGGAAACCGCACCGGGCGGCCAAGGGTGATTTCGCCTCCTTCCCCTCAAACGAACTGACCGCCGCGTTTCGCGTGAACGTCAGGGTGTAA